Proteins encoded in a region of the Acidobacteriota bacterium genome:
- the gmd gene encoding GDP-mannose 4,6-dehydratase produces the protein MKTALITGITGQDGSYLAELLLQKDYRVAGMVRRSSTENFERVDHLRDQIELHQADLLDQLSLIELLEEVKPQEVYNLAAQSFVPTSWQQPVLTSEFTGLGVTRLLEAIRLVNPGIRFYQASSSEMFGKVRQTPQNEQTPFYPRSPYGVAKVYGHFITVNYRESYDLFASSGILFNHESPRRGKEFVTRKVTYGVAKIKLGLAGKLTLGNLDAARDWGYAGDYVDAMWRMLQQDEPADYVVGTGQANTVRHLVETAFGHADLDWKQHVETDPALLRPAEVDHLIADPSRARDELGWQPSTSFEELVRMMVDSDLQLVARRLKAGDRL, from the coding sequence ATGAAGACTGCCCTCATCACCGGAATCACGGGCCAGGACGGCTCTTACCTGGCCGAACTGCTGCTGCAAAAGGACTATCGCGTGGCGGGGATGGTGCGCCGCTCCTCCACCGAGAACTTCGAGCGGGTCGACCACCTGCGCGATCAGATCGAACTGCACCAGGCCGACCTTCTCGATCAGCTTTCCCTCATCGAACTGCTGGAGGAGGTCAAGCCCCAGGAAGTCTACAACCTGGCCGCCCAAAGCTTCGTCCCCACTTCCTGGCAGCAGCCGGTTCTGACCTCGGAGTTCACGGGCCTGGGCGTGACACGGCTGCTGGAAGCCATCCGCCTCGTCAACCCAGGAATCCGCTTCTATCAGGCCTCAAGCTCGGAGATGTTCGGCAAGGTGCGCCAGACCCCCCAGAACGAGCAGACGCCCTTCTACCCCCGCAGCCCCTACGGCGTGGCTAAGGTCTACGGGCATTTCATTACCGTCAACTACCGTGAAAGCTACGATCTCTTCGCCTCTTCCGGCATCCTTTTCAACCACGAGTCGCCCCGCCGCGGCAAGGAGTTCGTGACCCGCAAAGTCACCTACGGCGTGGCCAAGATCAAGCTGGGCTTGGCCGGTAAGCTCACCCTGGGAAACCTGGATGCGGCCCGCGACTGGGGCTATGCCGGCGATTACGTCGACGCCATGTGGCGTATGCTGCAGCAGGACGAGCCGGCCGATTACGTGGTGGGCACGGGTCAGGCCAACACCGTCCGGCACCTGGTTGAAACGGCCTTCGGACACGCGGATCTGGATTGGAAGCAGCATGTCGAGACCGACCCTGCTCTGCTGCGCCCCGCCGAAGTCGACCACCTCATCGCCGACCCCTCCCGCGCCCGTGACGAACTGGGCTGGCAGCCGAGTACCAGTTTCGAGGAACTGGTGCGCATGATGGTCGACTCCGACCTGCAACTGGTCGCCCGCAGGCTCAAGGCCGGAGACCGGTTGTGA
- the prfB gene encoding peptide chain release factor 2 (programmed frameshift) has protein sequence MQERVGHLWEYLDVEGKQKQLDEIEKTIADPDFWSNSDDQETVMRKRSSLQGTLEKANGCKSALEDLGALLELAEEGEEVEEEIQGGLEELESKVESTELEALLSGPHDHSNAFVTIHSGAGGTESQDWAEMLSRMYLRWCEQSGYKTEVVDYQPGEEAGIKSITFMANGDLAYGYLSAEIGVHRLVRISPFDAGARRHTSFASVFVSPEIDEDIEIEVDEKDLRIDTYRSSGAGGQHVNVTDSAVRITHNPSGIVVQCQNERSQHRNKEMAMKMLKSKLFELEMEKKRQELDKLEESKSDIAWGSQIRSYVLHPYRLVKDHRTKVEIGNVDAVLDGDLDELIQAYLKRRGRERAQKEAKK, from the exons ATGCAGGAGCGGGTCGGACACTTGTGGGAGTATCTT GACGTCGAAGGCAAGCAGAAACAACTCGACGAAATCGAAAAGACCATCGCCGACCCCGACTTCTGGAGCAATTCCGACGACCAGGAAACCGTGATGCGCAAGCGCAGCAGCTTGCAGGGCACTCTGGAGAAGGCCAACGGCTGCAAGAGCGCTCTGGAGGATCTGGGTGCGCTGCTGGAACTGGCCGAGGAGGGCGAGGAAGTCGAAGAAGAGATCCAGGGCGGACTCGAGGAGTTGGAATCGAAAGTCGAGTCCACCGAGCTGGAGGCCCTGCTTTCCGGGCCCCACGACCACTCCAACGCCTTCGTCACCATCCATTCCGGCGCCGGAGGGACGGAGAGCCAGGACTGGGCCGAGATGCTCTCCCGCATGTACCTGCGCTGGTGCGAGCAGTCGGGATACAAGACCGAGGTGGTCGATTACCAGCCGGGGGAAGAGGCCGGCATCAAGTCCATCACCTTCATGGCCAACGGCGATCTGGCTTACGGCTATCTCTCGGCCGAGATCGGCGTCCACCGGCTGGTGCGGATCTCGCCCTTCGATGCTGGAGCCCGCCGTCATACCTCCTTCGCTTCAGTCTTCGTGTCGCCCGAGATCGACGAGGACATCGAGATCGAGGTGGACGAGAAGGACCTTCGCATCGACACCTACCGCTCCTCGGGCGCCGGCGGCCAGCACGTCAACGTCACCGACTCGGCCGTGCGCATTACCCACAATCCCTCCGGCATCGTCGTGCAGTGCCAGAACGAGCGCTCCCAGCACCGCAACAAGGAAATGGCGATGAAGATGCTGAAGTCGAAGCTCTTTGAACTCGAGATGGAGAAGAAACGTCAGGAGTTGGACAAGCTTGAGGAAAGCAAGTCGGATATCGCCTGGGGCAGCCAGATCCGCTCTTACGTGCTGCACCCCTACCGGCTGGTGAAAGACCACCGCACCAAGGTCGAGATCGGCAACGTGGACGCGGTGCTGGACGGCGATCTGGACGAGTTGATCCAGGCCTACCTCAAGCGCCGCGGACGCGAGCGGGCCCAGAAGGAGGCCAAGAAATAA
- the lnt gene encoding apolipoprotein N-acyltransferase, whose product MEDEALSESRLLAHLRRVPWWASLPLGGLALALAFPSFNLIPLAWAGLLPLLDFLIRRPSWKRTAAGHLLFAVPFLGLLLYWIPNVLVTFGGFPRAGALGAFLALLLLLSLLMAPFTLLTRWCAGRSASLALFCAPGFWMLNELWRNYFVAGGFPWGLLGYTQVPVPWLPMAADIGGVFLISFLLVALNAALLAWMRGRPRLLPPLTAGLLAAALLYGAYRTHLGIPAAGSSLTAALVQPDVGLAENREHYARKYFETLPAFYIEALQRGADWFIVSEAQNPFFFGRDFYYTTFWQRQVRNYGMPMLFNSTHIDPQRPGVYYNSAHLLGPDGEAAYRYDKMKLVPFGEYVPWAGVMKYFFSPLVQEVGSFTPGSQMTVGQVDSLTFSTLICFEGIFPQVSRQAARQGAQVLVNITNDSWYGESSAPYQLLQMARMRSIETQRPMLRSANTGLTVLIDAQGRIEDRIEPFRQGLLVTEVEGALGLSAYARMGEWLNIGIVALTLAAALFWKPKE is encoded by the coding sequence GTGGAGGATGAAGCCCTCTCGGAATCTAGACTGCTGGCCCACCTGCGTCGAGTGCCTTGGTGGGCGTCGCTCCCTTTGGGCGGACTGGCCCTGGCGCTGGCCTTCCCCAGCTTCAACTTGATTCCCCTGGCCTGGGCGGGCCTGCTCCCCCTGCTCGATTTCCTTATCCGGCGCCCCTCCTGGAAGCGCACGGCTGCCGGACACCTGCTCTTCGCAGTCCCTTTCCTGGGCCTGCTGCTTTACTGGATCCCCAACGTGCTGGTGACCTTCGGCGGATTCCCCCGGGCGGGAGCTTTGGGCGCTTTCCTGGCCTTGCTGCTGCTGCTTTCGCTGCTCATGGCCCCCTTCACCCTGCTGACCCGCTGGTGCGCCGGACGCTCGGCCTCCCTGGCCCTCTTCTGCGCGCCCGGCTTCTGGATGCTCAACGAGCTGTGGCGCAACTACTTCGTGGCGGGAGGATTTCCCTGGGGATTGCTGGGCTACACCCAGGTTCCCGTTCCCTGGCTTCCCATGGCAGCGGACATCGGCGGAGTCTTTCTCATTTCCTTCCTGCTGGTGGCCCTCAACGCCGCCTTGCTGGCCTGGATGAGAGGTCGACCGCGGCTGCTGCCCCCGCTCACCGCCGGGCTGCTTGCCGCGGCCCTGCTCTACGGCGCCTACCGCACCCACCTGGGAATTCCGGCTGCGGGGTCCTCGCTGACGGCCGCCTTGGTTCAGCCCGACGTGGGGCTGGCCGAAAACCGTGAGCATTACGCCCGAAAGTACTTTGAAACGCTGCCGGCTTTCTACATCGAAGCCCTGCAGCGCGGAGCCGACTGGTTCATCGTCTCGGAGGCCCAGAATCCGTTCTTTTTCGGACGCGACTTCTACTACACCACTTTCTGGCAGCGCCAGGTGCGCAACTACGGGATGCCCATGCTCTTCAACAGCACCCACATCGATCCCCAGCGTCCCGGCGTTTACTACAACAGCGCTCACTTGCTGGGTCCCGATGGAGAAGCCGCCTACCGCTACGACAAAATGAAGCTGGTGCCCTTCGGAGAGTACGTGCCCTGGGCAGGCGTCATGAAGTACTTCTTTTCTCCCTTGGTTCAGGAAGTGGGAAGCTTCACTCCCGGCAGCCAGATGACGGTCGGGCAGGTCGACTCTCTGACCTTCTCCACCCTTATTTGCTTTGAAGGCATCTTCCCTCAGGTCAGCCGCCAGGCGGCGCGCCAGGGAGCCCAGGTGCTGGTCAACATCACCAACGATTCCTGGTACGGAGAGAGCTCGGCTCCTTACCAACTGCTGCAGATGGCGCGCATGAGAAGCATCGAGACCCAGCGTCCCATGCTGCGCAGCGCCAATACCGGACTGACCGTGCTCATCGACGCTCAGGGACGAATCGAAGACCGCATCGAGCCCTTCAGGCAAGGCCTGCTGGTGACCGAAGTCGAGGGCGCCCTCGGCCTCTCGGCTTACGCCAGGATGGGCGAATGGCTTAATATAGGAATTGTCGCCCTCACTTTGGCGGCGGCGCTTTTTTGGAAACCCAAGGAGTAG